In the Wyeomyia smithii strain HCP4-BCI-WySm-NY-G18 chromosome 2, ASM2978416v1, whole genome shotgun sequence genome, one interval contains:
- the LOC129720748 gene encoding uncharacterized protein LOC129720748, with translation MVWTRPSQPAVPVVWHTFEAKDGDDSEGRVVTYRVQDLTEDRYEDMIEHFMNHFVEEEPMSVSMGTTKDPQMRTGSSHMWRAVLKEQMTLVCYKDGSDEIIGANILAVRDNGNYLDTQLDSKNQSKALNVIHYCSKQFDYTEHYGVKLRLVAYGLAVNKRYRGRGIATEILKARVPMCKALGIQLAAHPFSAIGSQKAATNAGYRTDYEITYDDLAKMGPDYTMPNIQSKSFKLMSFAIE, from the exons ATGGTTTGGACCAGACCTTCACAACCAGCTGTTCCCGTCGTTTGGCATACCTTTGAGGCTAAAGATGGGGACGATAGTGAGGGACGTGTGGTAACGTATCGTGTTCAGGATTTGACAGAAGACCGGTATGAAGATATGATCGAGCATTTCATGAATCACTTCGTGGAGGAGGAACCGATGAGTGTAAGTATGGGAACCACGAAGGATCCGCAAATGCGCACTGGAAGTAGCCACATGTGGAGAGCAGTTTTAAAGGAGCAAATGACCCTCGTTTGCTATAAGGATGGATCGGATGAGATTATCGGCGCGAATATTCTTGCTGTGAGGGATAACGGGAATTATTTAGACACTCAG TTGGATTCTAAAAACCAAAGCAAAGCACTGAACGTCATCCATTATTGTTCGAAGCAATTTGATTACACGGAGCATTATGGCGTTAAACTTCGCTTGGTTGCGTACGGCTTAGCCGTCAACAAACGCTACCGAGGGAGAGGAATCGCGACGGAAATTCTGAAAGCTCGTGTTCCAATGTGTAAAGCTCTCGGGATACAACTTGCCGCGCATCCGTTTTCGGCCATCGGATCGCAGAAAGCCGCAACCAATGCCGGTTACCGGACGGACTACGAAATCAC ATATGATGATCTTGCTAAAATGGGACCAGATTATACGATGCCTAATATTCAATCCAAAAGTTTTAAGTTAATGAGCTTTGCAATTGAATAA